In Bacillus cytotoxicus NVH 391-98, the following are encoded in one genomic region:
- the rncS gene encoding ribonuclease III, translating to MPYRKYREKKYEAKYREAFRAFQQKLGITFTNEKLLIQAFTHSSYVNEHRKKPHEDNERLEFLGDAVLELTVSQYLFQKYPTMSEGELTKLRAAIVCEPSLVRFANELSFGSLVLLGKGEEMTGGRERPALLADVFEAFIGALYLDQGLDTVWGFLKEIVYPKINEGAFSHVMDYKSQLQELIQRDGSGNIEYQILQEKGPAHNREFVSRVTLNSVALGLGSGKSKKEAEQQAAAEALRKLKEQS from the coding sequence ATGCCGTACCGTAAATATAGAGAAAAAAAATATGAAGCAAAATATCGTGAAGCTTTTAGAGCGTTTCAACAAAAATTAGGTATTACATTTACAAATGAAAAATTATTAATTCAAGCATTTACGCATTCATCGTATGTGAATGAGCATCGAAAAAAGCCACATGAAGATAATGAACGCCTTGAGTTTCTTGGCGATGCTGTATTAGAGTTAACTGTATCACAGTATCTGTTTCAAAAATATCCGACAATGAGTGAAGGGGAGTTAACAAAGCTGCGTGCAGCTATTGTTTGTGAGCCATCTCTTGTGCGTTTTGCCAATGAACTATCATTCGGTAGCCTCGTCTTATTAGGAAAAGGAGAAGAAATGACAGGCGGACGTGAACGACCAGCTTTATTAGCGGATGTCTTTGAAGCGTTTATTGGTGCCCTTTATCTTGATCAAGGATTAGATACAGTTTGGGGATTTTTAAAAGAAATTGTATATCCGAAAATTAACGAAGGTGCTTTTTCTCATGTGATGGATTATAAGAGTCAATTGCAGGAATTGATTCAACGTGATGGTAGCGGCAATATAGAGTACCAAATCTTACAAGAAAAAGGACCTGCTCATAATCGAGAGTTCGTGTCTCGCGTTACATTAAATAGTGTAGCCCTTGGTCTTGGAAGTGGCAAATCGAAAAAAGAAGCAGAACAACAAGCTGCTGCAGAAGCGTTGAGAAAATTAAAAGAACAATCATAA
- the acpP gene encoding acyl carrier protein gives MADVLERVTKIIVDRLGVEETEVVPAASFKEDLGADSLDVVELVMQLEDEFEMEISDEDAEKIATVGDAVTYIESHL, from the coding sequence ATGGCAGATGTTTTAGAGCGTGTAACAAAAATCATCGTTGATCGTTTAGGTGTAGAAGAAACTGAGGTAGTACCAGCTGCGAGCTTTAAAGAAGATTTAGGCGCAGACTCCCTAGATGTAGTAGAACTTGTAATGCAATTAGAAGATGAGTTTGAAATGGAAATTTCTGATGAAGATGCTGAAAAGATTGCTACTGTTGGCGATGCTGTGACTTACATAGAGAGTCATCTATAA
- the fabG gene encoding 3-oxoacyl-[acyl-carrier-protein] reductase, whose product MLKEKVALVTGASRGIGRAIAIDLAKQGAKVIVNYAGNEQKANEVVDEIKKIGSFAIAVKADVAIADDVTNMVKQAVDTFGQIDILVNNAGVTRDNLLMRMKEEEWDTVINTNLKGVFLCTKAVSRYMMRQRYGRIINIASVVGVTGNPGQANYVAAKAGVIGLTKTSAKELASRNITVNAIAPGFITTDMTDVLDEKVKEEMLRLIPAAQFGEAQDIANAVTFFATDQCKYITGQTLHVDGGMVM is encoded by the coding sequence ATGTTAAAAGAGAAAGTAGCACTTGTTACAGGTGCATCGCGTGGAATCGGTCGTGCAATTGCAATCGATTTAGCAAAACAAGGGGCGAAGGTAATTGTAAACTATGCCGGAAATGAGCAAAAAGCGAATGAAGTTGTAGATGAAATCAAGAAAATAGGATCATTTGCAATTGCGGTAAAAGCAGATGTTGCGATTGCAGATGATGTTACAAATATGGTAAAACAGGCAGTAGATACGTTTGGACAAATCGATATTCTTGTGAATAATGCTGGAGTAACAAGAGATAATTTGTTAATGCGTATGAAAGAAGAAGAATGGGATACAGTTATTAATACAAACCTAAAAGGTGTATTCCTATGTACAAAAGCTGTATCTCGCTACATGATGCGCCAACGTTATGGACGCATTATTAATATTGCATCTGTTGTAGGCGTGACTGGAAACCCAGGACAAGCAAACTATGTAGCTGCAAAGGCTGGAGTAATCGGTCTGACGAAGACATCAGCTAAGGAGTTAGCAAGCCGAAATATTACAGTAAATGCAATTGCTCCTGGATTTATTACGACTGATATGACAGATGTATTAGATGAAAAGGTAAAAGAAGAAATGTTAAGATTAATTCCTGCTGCTCAGTTTGGTGAAGCGCAAGATATTGCGAATGCTGTAACATTTTTCGCCACTGATCAATGCAAATACATTACAGGACAAACCCTACATGTTGATGGCGGTATGGTAATGTAA
- the fabD gene encoding ACP S-malonyltransferase, producing the protein MGKLAFLFPGQGSQAVGMGKQLAENNKKVAEVFQKADQVLNEPLSQVIFEGPQEKLTLTTNAQPALLTTSFAILTALNEYDITPDYVAGHSLGEYSALVAVEALTFEDAVYAVRKRGEYMEEAVPGGEGAMAAILGADPNMLKQVTEEVTNEGHAVQIANMNSVKQIVISGTKQGVELASQKAKEKGAKRAIPLRVSGPFHSSLMKPAAEKFKSVLNEIAIQDAKIPVIANVTADCMTNREEIQEKLIEQLYSPVLWYPSMEYMIEQGVDTFIEIGPGKVLAGLMKAIDSSVKVYTVYDEETLKDTISSLRGENGC; encoded by the coding sequence ATGGGAAAACTAGCATTTCTTTTTCCAGGCCAAGGTTCACAGGCAGTAGGAATGGGAAAACAGTTAGCTGAAAATAACAAAAAAGTAGCAGAAGTATTTCAAAAAGCGGATCAAGTTTTAAATGAGCCTCTTTCACAAGTGATTTTTGAAGGGCCTCAGGAGAAACTAACATTAACGACAAATGCACAGCCGGCATTACTCACAACGAGTTTTGCAATTTTAACAGCCTTAAATGAATACGATATTACCCCTGATTATGTAGCAGGACATAGTTTAGGTGAATATAGTGCGCTTGTTGCAGTTGAAGCATTAACATTTGAAGATGCTGTTTATGCTGTGAGAAAACGTGGCGAATATATGGAAGAAGCTGTTCCGGGTGGAGAAGGCGCGATGGCAGCCATATTAGGTGCTGATCCGAATATGCTGAAACAAGTTACAGAAGAAGTGACAAACGAGGGGCATGCGGTGCAAATTGCCAATATGAACAGTGTAAAGCAAATTGTAATTTCTGGGACAAAACAAGGGGTAGAGCTTGCTTCTCAAAAGGCAAAAGAAAAAGGAGCGAAGCGAGCGATCCCCCTTCGAGTAAGCGGGCCGTTTCATTCTTCTCTTATGAAGCCGGCAGCTGAAAAATTTAAAAGTGTGTTAAATGAAATTGCAATTCAAGATGCAAAGATCCCCGTTATTGCAAATGTTACAGCAGACTGTATGACAAACAGGGAAGAGATTCAAGAAAAGCTGATTGAACAACTTTATTCACCTGTGTTATGGTACCCATCCATGGAATACATGATTGAGCAAGGTGTAGATACATTTATTGAGATTGGACCTGGAAAAGTACTTGCTGGTCTTATGAAAGCAATTGATTCATCTGTGAAAGTATATACAGTCTATGATGAAGAAACATTAAAAGATACCATTTCAAGTTTGAGAGGAGAAAACGGATGTTAA
- the plsX gene encoding phosphate acyltransferase PlsX yields the protein MKIAIDAMGGDHAPKAVVLGAMKAIKEYSDLHITLVGKEEEIRQYLTNEERITILHTDEKIEATDEPVRAVRRKKQASMVLAAQQVKEGKADACISAGSTGALMAAGLFVVGRMEGIERPALSPTMPTVGGEGFVMLDVGANVDAKPIHLYQYALMGSVYAEKVRGIKNPRVGLLNVGTEDGKGNDLSKQVFSMLKDAPIHFVGNVESRDLLQGVADVVVCDGFTGNVALKSLEGTALALFSMLKEQLMSSFTSKLAAAVLKPKLMTLKDKMDYSEYGGAALFGLKAPVIKAHGSSNDQSIFSAIRQTREMVAKEVIPTISSVMEKEPLR from the coding sequence ATGAAAATCGCAATAGATGCAATGGGCGGCGATCATGCTCCAAAGGCTGTAGTATTAGGAGCAATGAAAGCTATTAAAGAATATTCAGATTTACATATTACATTAGTCGGAAAAGAAGAGGAAATTCGTCAATATTTAACGAACGAAGAGCGAATTACTATCCTTCATACAGATGAAAAAATTGAAGCGACAGATGAACCGGTAAGAGCAGTTCGTCGCAAAAAGCAAGCTTCAATGGTGCTAGCAGCGCAGCAAGTAAAAGAAGGAAAAGCAGATGCTTGTATATCAGCTGGTAGTACAGGAGCTTTAATGGCAGCTGGCTTGTTTGTTGTCGGCCGAATGGAAGGGATTGAACGACCTGCTTTGTCACCTACTATGCCAACTGTTGGTGGAGAAGGCTTTGTTATGTTAGATGTTGGAGCAAATGTTGATGCAAAGCCGATTCATTTATATCAATATGCATTAATGGGTTCTGTATATGCAGAAAAAGTAAGAGGAATTAAAAATCCACGTGTTGGACTATTAAATGTTGGTACAGAAGATGGGAAAGGGAATGATCTTTCGAAACAAGTATTTTCGATGTTAAAAGATGCTCCAATTCACTTTGTTGGGAACGTTGAATCAAGAGATTTATTGCAAGGTGTAGCGGATGTTGTTGTATGTGACGGTTTCACAGGAAATGTGGCACTAAAGTCATTAGAGGGAACCGCACTTGCATTATTCTCTATGTTAAAAGAGCAATTGATGAGTTCATTTACAAGTAAATTAGCAGCAGCAGTATTGAAACCGAAATTGATGACGTTAAAAGATAAAATGGATTATTCGGAGTATGGTGGAGCAGCGCTATTTGGATTAAAAGCGCCTGTCATCAAGGCTCACGGTTCTTCTAATGACCAATCTATATTTAGTGCGATTCGTCAAACGAGAGAGATGGTAGCGAAAGAAGTTATTCCTACAATTTCAAGTGTAATGGAGAAAGAGCCACTCCGATAA
- the fapR gene encoding transcription factor FapR gives MKKRRSKKERQALLQQTIETNPFITDEDLAERFQVSIQTVRLDRMELSIPELRERIKHVATKNHEENVKSLPLEEIVGEIIDIELDRHAISIFEVKLEHVFQRNQIARGHHLFAQANSLAVAVIDEDLALTAKSTIRYIRPVKLGERVVAKARVEDVENDKGRTIVKVRSFVGEELVFTGTFEMYRSSNYSEEGNSL, from the coding sequence ATGAAAAAAAGAAGAAGTAAAAAAGAAAGACAAGCGTTATTACAACAAACAATAGAAACCAATCCGTTTATAACGGACGAAGATTTAGCGGAACGATTTCAAGTTAGTATACAGACTGTTCGTCTTGATCGTATGGAGTTATCCATTCCAGAGTTAAGAGAAAGAATTAAGCATGTAGCTACAAAAAATCATGAAGAGAATGTGAAATCATTACCGCTTGAGGAAATTGTTGGAGAAATTATTGATATAGAATTAGATAGACATGCAATTTCTATTTTTGAAGTGAAACTAGAACATGTTTTTCAAAGAAATCAAATTGCCCGCGGGCACCATTTGTTTGCTCAAGCAAACTCACTAGCTGTTGCGGTTATTGATGAAGATCTCGCTTTAACTGCAAAGTCTACCATTCGATATATTCGTCCTGTAAAATTAGGAGAGCGTGTTGTTGCGAAAGCGCGCGTTGAGGATGTTGAGAATGATAAAGGACGGACGATTGTCAAAGTGCGGAGCTTTGTTGGAGAAGAATTAGTTTTTACAGGCACTTTTGAAATGTATCGATCTAGTAATTATAGTGAGGAAGGTAACAGTTTATGA
- the recG gene encoding ATP-dependent DNA helicase RecG: MNEVVQVPVTDVKGIGTETSELLHEMGIYTVAHLLEHFPYRYEDYAMKDLADVKHEERVTVEGKIHSAPILQYYGKKKSRLTVRVLVGRYLITAVCFNRPYYKQKLKLDEVVTITGKWDQHRQTISVSELHFGPFVRKQEIEPVYSVKGKLTVKQMRRFIAQALKEYGNAIVELLPNGLLGRYKLLPRYEALRALHFPVNQEDLKQARRRFVYEEFFLFQLKMQALRKIERENSQGTKKDVSVEELKEFIDALPFPLTGAQQRVIAEILKDMRSPYRMNRLLQGDVGSGKTVVAAIALYAAKLAHYQGALMVPTEILAEQHFQSLTEIFSHFHLSVELLTSSVKGARRREILAKLEQGEIDILVGTHALIQDEVIFHKLGLVITDEQHRFGVAQRRVLREKGESPDVLFMTATPIPRTLAITAFGEMDVSIIDEMPAGRKVIETYWTKHDMLDRVLNFVAKEVKKGRQAYVICPLIEESEKLDVQNAIDLHSMLTHHYQGEFQVGLMHGRLSAQEKEEVMEQFSENKVQILVSTTVVEVGVNVPNATVMVIYDAERFGLSQLHQLRGRVGRGSEQSYCLLIADPKSETGQERMRIMTETNDGFVLSEKDLELRGPGDFFGSKQSGLPEFKVADIVHDYRALETARQDAALLVESEAFWHNEQYVALRMYLEETGVFQGEKLD, encoded by the coding sequence TTGAATGAAGTTGTGCAAGTTCCTGTTACGGATGTAAAAGGAATCGGGACAGAAACATCTGAGCTATTACATGAGATGGGAATTTATACAGTCGCGCATCTATTAGAGCATTTTCCATACCGCTATGAAGATTATGCAATGAAAGATTTAGCGGATGTAAAGCATGAAGAACGTGTGACCGTTGAAGGGAAAATTCATAGTGCTCCTATCCTACAATACTATGGGAAGAAAAAATCTCGACTGACTGTTCGCGTGCTCGTTGGTCGTTATTTAATTACTGCTGTATGTTTTAATAGGCCTTATTATAAGCAAAAACTAAAGCTTGATGAAGTAGTTACCATTACTGGTAAATGGGATCAGCATCGTCAAACGATTTCTGTGTCCGAATTACACTTCGGGCCATTTGTACGGAAGCAAGAAATAGAGCCGGTATATTCGGTAAAAGGAAAATTAACGGTGAAGCAAATGAGACGCTTTATCGCACAAGCTTTGAAAGAATATGGAAATGCTATAGTTGAGTTGTTACCAAATGGCTTACTTGGCCGATATAAGTTATTACCGCGTTATGAAGCACTTCGAGCGCTTCATTTTCCGGTTAATCAAGAAGATTTAAAACAAGCTCGTCGGCGGTTTGTATATGAGGAATTTTTCTTGTTTCAGTTGAAAATGCAAGCTCTTCGCAAAATAGAAAGAGAAAATTCACAAGGAACGAAGAAAGATGTTTCAGTGGAAGAATTAAAAGAATTTATTGATGCGCTTCCATTTCCTCTTACAGGGGCGCAGCAGCGTGTTATTGCTGAAATTTTAAAAGACATGCGATCTCCGTATCGTATGAATCGCTTATTACAAGGTGACGTTGGGTCAGGGAAGACAGTTGTTGCTGCGATTGCTTTATATGCTGCTAAACTTGCTCATTATCAAGGCGCTTTAATGGTTCCTACTGAAATCTTAGCTGAACAACATTTTCAGTCATTGACAGAAATTTTCTCGCATTTTCATTTGAGTGTGGAATTATTAACAAGTTCAGTGAAAGGGGCGCGTCGCCGAGAAATTTTAGCAAAATTAGAACAAGGTGAAATTGATATTCTTGTTGGGACACATGCTTTAATTCAAGATGAGGTTATTTTCCATAAACTCGGATTGGTTATTACGGATGAACAACATCGGTTTGGAGTAGCGCAGCGTCGCGTATTGCGCGAAAAAGGAGAAAGTCCGGATGTTTTGTTTATGACGGCGACTCCTATTCCTCGAACATTAGCGATAACTGCTTTTGGAGAGATGGACGTTTCGATTATTGATGAAATGCCAGCTGGTCGTAAAGTGATTGAAACATATTGGACAAAGCATGATATGTTAGATCGCGTCTTAAATTTTGTTGCGAAAGAAGTAAAAAAAGGAAGACAAGCATATGTGATTTGTCCGCTAATTGAAGAGTCTGAGAAACTTGATGTGCAAAATGCAATTGATTTGCATAGTATGTTAACGCATCATTATCAAGGGGAATTTCAGGTTGGGTTAATGCATGGACGTTTATCTGCTCAAGAAAAAGAAGAAGTGATGGAACAATTTAGTGAAAATAAAGTACAAATCCTTGTTTCAACGACAGTAGTTGAAGTTGGTGTGAACGTACCGAATGCAACAGTTATGGTCATTTATGATGCCGAGCGTTTCGGGTTATCGCAGCTTCATCAGTTACGAGGGCGCGTTGGACGCGGAAGTGAACAATCTTACTGTTTGCTAATTGCAGATCCGAAATCAGAAACAGGACAAGAACGGATGCGCATTATGACTGAAACAAATGATGGATTTGTATTGTCAGAAAAGGACTTAGAATTACGTGGGCCTGGAGATTTTTTTGGAAGTAAGCAAAGTGGTCTACCAGAGTTTAAGGTGGCTGACATAGTACATGATTATCGGGCGTTAGAAACAGCAAGGCAGGATGCTGCGCTCCTTGTAGAATCGGAAGCGTTTTGGCATAACGAGCAGTATGTAGCATTACGCATGTATTTAGAAGAAACAGGTGTTTTTCAAGGTGAAAAGCTCGATTAA
- a CDS encoding DAK2 domain-containing protein, translating to MSIQIIDGKRLSQMIIQGANNLTNNVKLVDALNVFPVPDGDTGTNMNLSMTSGAREVKANPSQHAGKVGVSLAKGLLMGARGNSGVILSQLFRGFSKSIEQKETLTTVDFAAALETGVETAYKAVMKPIEGTILTVARETAKYAVTVAKKQRDFVLFMEDVVKEANASLNRTPDLLPVLKQVGVVDSGGKGLVVVYEGFLAELKGETIASDEPTQPPMNEMVRAEHHRSVQSQLNTEDIKYGYCTEFMVKLDAEKAKEHNFSEQKFREDISVYGDSLLVVSDDEIVKVHIHVEHPGDAMNYGQRYGSLINIKVENMREQHTALLDEPAPTHEKVSATKEKQPYGIVTVAMGSGIKTLFESIGATQVIEGGQTMNPSTEDIVKAIEEANAEKIIILPNNGNIVMAAEQAASVVDQEVLVVRSKTVPQGMAAMLAFNPACTLEENEENMKEALSHVKTGQITYAVRDTEIDGVAIQKDDFMCIADGKIVSTNPQKVGAAKQLLESMIDEDSEIVTILQGEDTTAEEVAEVVAFVEEKFEDVEVEVHQGNQPVYSFIVSVE from the coding sequence GTGTCAATTCAAATAATTGATGGAAAACGTTTATCTCAAATGATTATTCAAGGAGCGAATAATTTAACTAACAATGTTAAGCTTGTTGACGCATTGAACGTTTTTCCAGTTCCAGATGGCGATACTGGTACAAATATGAATTTATCAATGACTTCAGGGGCTCGTGAAGTTAAGGCAAATCCTTCACAGCATGCAGGTAAAGTCGGTGTAAGTTTAGCAAAAGGATTATTAATGGGAGCGCGCGGTAATTCAGGTGTTATTTTATCTCAATTATTCCGTGGTTTTTCTAAATCCATTGAGCAAAAAGAAACATTAACAACAGTTGATTTTGCGGCAGCTTTAGAAACTGGTGTAGAAACAGCATATAAAGCAGTTATGAAACCGATTGAAGGAACGATTTTAACAGTTGCAAGAGAAACGGCTAAATATGCAGTCACAGTTGCGAAAAAACAGCGTGACTTTGTTTTGTTTATGGAGGACGTTGTAAAAGAAGCGAATGCATCGTTAAATCGTACGCCAGATTTATTACCTGTATTAAAACAAGTTGGCGTTGTAGATAGCGGTGGTAAAGGTCTTGTTGTTGTATATGAAGGCTTTTTGGCAGAATTAAAAGGAGAAACAATTGCTTCTGATGAGCCAACGCAGCCACCTATGAATGAAATGGTACGTGCAGAACATCACCGTAGTGTACAAAGCCAATTGAATACAGAAGATATTAAGTATGGTTATTGTACGGAGTTTATGGTGAAATTAGATGCAGAGAAGGCTAAGGAACATAATTTCTCTGAACAAAAATTCCGTGAAGATATTAGTGTATATGGAGATTCGTTATTAGTTGTATCAGATGATGAAATCGTAAAAGTACATATTCATGTAGAACATCCTGGTGATGCAATGAACTATGGACAACGCTACGGTAGTTTAATTAATATTAAAGTAGAAAATATGCGTGAACAGCATACTGCGTTATTAGATGAACCGGCACCGACACATGAAAAAGTGAGCGCAACAAAGGAAAAACAACCATATGGTATTGTAACTGTAGCGATGGGATCAGGTATTAAAACATTATTTGAAAGCATTGGTGCAACTCAAGTAATCGAAGGTGGCCAAACGATGAATCCTAGCACAGAGGATATCGTAAAGGCAATTGAAGAAGCAAATGCTGAGAAAATCATTATTTTACCGAACAATGGTAATATTGTGATGGCAGCAGAACAAGCGGCTTCTGTTGTGGATCAAGAAGTTCTTGTTGTTCGCTCAAAAACAGTTCCTCAAGGAATGGCTGCAATGCTAGCATTTAATCCAGCTTGTACTTTAGAGGAAAATGAAGAGAACATGAAGGAAGCATTATCTCATGTGAAAACAGGTCAAATTACGTATGCAGTTCGCGATACAGAAATTGACGGTGTAGCGATTCAAAAAGATGACTTCATGTGTATTGCAGATGGGAAAATTGTATCTACTAATCCTCAAAAAGTAGGGGCAGCGAAGCAATTGTTAGAAAGTATGATTGATGAAGACTCTGAAATCGTAACAATCTTGCAAGGTGAAGATACAACAGCAGAAGAAGTTGCAGAAGTCGTTGCATTTGTAGAAGAGAAATTTGAAGATGTAGAGGTTGAGGTACATCAAGGAAATCAACCTGTATATTCTTTCATAGTTTCTGTAGAGTAA
- a CDS encoding Asp23/Gls24 family envelope stress response protein has product MSIEIKTKYGQIDISTDVIATIAGGAAVDCYGIVGMASKNQLKDGLTDILRKENFTRGVIVRKEDDEVHIDMYIIVSYGTKISEVAHNVQTKVKYTLDQTVGLAVDSVNIYVQGVKVINL; this is encoded by the coding sequence ATGTCAATTGAAATTAAAACGAAGTACGGTCAAATTGATATTAGTACAGATGTAATTGCAACAATTGCTGGGGGTGCCGCGGTAGATTGCTACGGCATCGTAGGTATGGCTTCAAAAAATCAATTGAAAGATGGATTAACAGATATTTTACGAAAAGAAAACTTTACTCGAGGCGTTATTGTTCGTAAAGAAGATGATGAAGTACATATTGATATGTATATTATTGTGAGCTATGGTACAAAAATTTCAGAAGTAGCACATAACGTCCAAACGAAAGTAAAATATACATTAGATCAAACAGTAGGACTAGCCGTAGATTCTGTAAACATCTACGTACAAGGAGTTAAAGTAATAAACTTGTAA
- the rpmB gene encoding 50S ribosomal protein L28 has protein sequence MARVCAITGRKARSGNSRSHAMNATKRKWGANLQKVRVRINGKVQRVYVSARALKSGKIERV, from the coding sequence ATGGCTCGTGTTTGTGCTATCACTGGAAGAAAAGCTCGTTCTGGTAACTCTCGTTCTCACGCAATGAACGCTACAAAACGTAAATGGGGCGCTAACCTTCAAAAAGTTCGCGTACGCATCAACGGTAAAGTTCAACGTGTTTACGTTTCTGCTAGAGCATTAAAATCTGGCAAAATCGAACGTGTTTAA
- the spoVM gene encoding stage V sporulation protein SpoVM — protein MRFYTIKLPKFLGGIVRAVLNTFKKD, from the coding sequence ATGAGATTTTATACAATTAAGTTACCTAAATTTCTTGGTGGAATTGTTCGCGCGGTGTTAAATACCTTTAAAAAGGACTAA
- a CDS encoding thiamine diphosphokinase, whose amino-acid sequence MIIHILAGGPEEHCADFSLYENDEVVWAAVDRGVYRLLKRGIVPAVAFGDYDSVTDDELAWMQKQTDDLHIVPKEKDQTDLEIAIRWALNQNPKFIRIFGATGGRLDHGLANIQMLLKGLEKEIDMYIVDRKNEICVKSVGAYDIEENKQFPYVSFVPVTKIVKGITLRGFKYPLTNRTIEWGSTLCISNELANEKGTFSFTSGILMMIRSTD is encoded by the coding sequence ATGATTATTCATATTTTAGCAGGAGGACCTGAAGAACATTGTGCGGATTTTTCTTTATATGAAAATGACGAGGTAGTGTGGGCAGCAGTTGACCGTGGGGTGTATCGCTTATTAAAACGAGGAATTGTTCCGGCTGTTGCGTTTGGTGATTATGATTCGGTGACCGATGATGAGTTGGCTTGGATGCAAAAACAGACAGATGATTTACATATTGTTCCGAAGGAAAAAGATCAAACGGATTTAGAAATTGCTATTCGGTGGGCTTTAAATCAAAATCCGAAGTTCATTCGCATTTTTGGTGCTACTGGCGGGAGACTTGATCATGGTTTAGCTAATATACAAATGCTTTTGAAAGGTTTAGAAAAAGAAATAGATATGTATATTGTGGATCGAAAAAATGAAATATGTGTAAAGAGTGTAGGAGCATATGATATTGAAGAAAATAAGCAGTTTCCATATGTTTCTTTTGTACCAGTTACAAAGATTGTAAAAGGGATTACACTTCGCGGTTTTAAATATCCTTTAACAAATAGAACCATTGAATGGGGATCGACGCTTTGCATTAGTAATGAACTTGCCAATGAAAAAGGTACTTTTTCATTTACTTCTGGCATATTAATGATGATAAGAAGCACTGATTAA
- the rpe gene encoding ribulose-phosphate 3-epimerase, whose translation MIKIAPSILSADFSKLGEEIKDVEKGGADYIHVDVMDGHFVPNITIGPLIVEAIRPITSLPLDVHLMIENPDHYIPTFAKAGADIITVHVEACPHLHRTIQLIKSHGIKAGVVLNPHTPVSIIEHVLEDIDMVLLMTVNPGFGGQKFIHSVLPKIKQVSEMIKERNLQVEIEVDGGVNAETARLCIEAGANVLVAGSAVYNQKDRGEAIRVIRG comes from the coding sequence ATGATTAAAATTGCACCATCGATTTTATCAGCAGATTTTTCAAAATTAGGGGAAGAAATTAAAGATGTAGAAAAAGGGGGAGCGGATTATATTCATGTTGATGTAATGGATGGACATTTTGTTCCAAATATTACGATTGGTCCGCTAATTGTAGAGGCAATTCGTCCGATTACATCTTTACCGCTAGATGTACACTTAATGATTGAAAACCCAGATCATTATATTCCTACTTTTGCAAAAGCGGGAGCAGATATTATTACTGTTCACGTAGAAGCATGTCCACATCTACATCGCACGATTCAGTTAATTAAATCGCATGGTATTAAAGCTGGGGTTGTTTTAAATCCACATACACCAGTTTCTATCATTGAACATGTATTGGAAGATATTGATATGGTATTGCTTATGACAGTAAATCCAGGTTTTGGTGGACAGAAGTTTATCCATTCTGTTTTACCAAAAATTAAACAAGTATCAGAAATGATAAAGGAGCGTAATTTACAAGTAGAAATTGAAGTTGATGGTGGTGTAAATGCAGAAACCGCAAGACTTTGTATCGAAGCGGGTGCAAATGTGCTTGTAGCTGGTTCAGCAGTATATAATCAAAAAGACCGCGGCGAAGCAATTCGAGTGATTCGCGGATAA